The following are encoded in a window of Ricinus communis isolate WT05 ecotype wild-type chromosome 4, ASM1957865v1, whole genome shotgun sequence genomic DNA:
- the LOC8263390 gene encoding uncharacterized protein LOC8263390 isoform X2 — MEEDHNSRIPMARTGKIIRRSIHTFLQNYQYFTSVHSRLQALFRAAGFPLSSEFFTILSLKLSQTISSSVFALPFTLTFLLFAKASVIQALNKSKPTLSSPSFSCIICIFNPLLLTYIFNTFLIISANATAFCLLFLSFNFLEGFGFSSPNSCLLLSAAGAVLYSIILANALITCNLALVLSGGEKSGGFMAFLKACVMIRGRTSTALSLALPASISLAGIEALFQYRIVRPYNHRGQTASSLMVMEGMLIAYLYSVFIVLDTVATCIFLESCNRNSCIDQEEGRFAYRIEILEEDYQGGYVSSKATQELP; from the exons ATGGAAGAAGATCATAACTCAAGAATTCCAATGGCGAGAACAGGCAAGATTATCAGAAGATCGATCCATACTTTCCTTCAAAACTATCAATACTTCACCTCAG TACACAGTCGCTTGCAGGCTCTTTTTCGCGCTGCCGGGTTCCCTCTGTCGTCAGAATTCTTCACCATTCTCAGCCTCAAACTCTCCCAAACAATCTCTTCATCAGTTTTTGCACTGCCCTTTACCCTTACTTTCTTGCTTTTTGCAAAAGCGTCAGTAATTCAAGCTCTCAACAAATCTAAACCAACTTTATCATCTCCATCTTTCTCTTGCATCATATGCATTTTCAACCCTCTTCTGCTTACCTATATTTTCAACACATTCCTGATCATCTCCGCGAATGCGACAGCGTTCTGTCTGTTATTCCTGTCTTTTAACTTTCTCGAAGGGTTTGGTTTCTCTTCACCCAACAGCTGTCTCCTACTCTCAGCTGCTGGAGCAGTTCTTTACTCGATCATTCTTGCCAATGCACTTATAACATGCAACTTAGCATTAGTTTTATCCGGCGGAGAAAAATCCGGTGGATTTATGGCATTTTTGAAGGCCTGTGTAATGATTCGCGGAAGAACTTCAACAGCACTGTCCCTTGCCCTGCCTGCAAGTATATCCCTGGCAGGAATTGAAGCTTTGTTTCAGTACAGAATTGTTAGACCTTACAATCATAGGGGCCAGACGGCGAGTTCGTTGATGGTTATGGAAGGGATGCTAATTGCGTACTTGTATTCAGTTTTTATTGTTCTTGATACTGTTGCAACCTGCATCTTCCTGGAAAGCTGCAACAGGAATTCTTGCATAGATCAAGAAGAAGGTAGGTTTGCTTACAGGATTGAAATTTTAGAGGAAGATTATCAAGGTGGTTATGTTAGCTCAAAGGCTACGCAAGAACTTCCGTAA
- the LOC8263390 gene encoding uncharacterized protein LOC8263390 isoform X1 yields MEEDHNSRIPMARTGKIIRRSIHTFLQNYQYFTSGSALLALPFSVSILLSQALLVPSSNSLFPTVHSRLQALFRAAGFPLSSEFFTILSLKLSQTISSSVFALPFTLTFLLFAKASVIQALNKSKPTLSSPSFSCIICIFNPLLLTYIFNTFLIISANATAFCLLFLSFNFLEGFGFSSPNSCLLLSAAGAVLYSIILANALITCNLALVLSGGEKSGGFMAFLKACVMIRGRTSTALSLALPASISLAGIEALFQYRIVRPYNHRGQTASSLMVMEGMLIAYLYSVFIVLDTVATCIFLESCNRNSCIDQEEGRFAYRIEILEEDYQGGYVSSKATQELP; encoded by the coding sequence ATGGAAGAAGATCATAACTCAAGAATTCCAATGGCGAGAACAGGCAAGATTATCAGAAGATCGATCCATACTTTCCTTCAAAACTATCAATACTTCACCTCAGGTTCAGCTCTGCTTGCCTTACCTTTCTCTGTCTCAATTCTCCTTTCACAAGCCTTGTTAGTCCCTTCCTCAAATTCTCTTTTTCCGACAGTACACAGTCGCTTGCAGGCTCTTTTTCGCGCTGCCGGGTTCCCTCTGTCGTCAGAATTCTTCACCATTCTCAGCCTCAAACTCTCCCAAACAATCTCTTCATCAGTTTTTGCACTGCCCTTTACCCTTACTTTCTTGCTTTTTGCAAAAGCGTCAGTAATTCAAGCTCTCAACAAATCTAAACCAACTTTATCATCTCCATCTTTCTCTTGCATCATATGCATTTTCAACCCTCTTCTGCTTACCTATATTTTCAACACATTCCTGATCATCTCCGCGAATGCGACAGCGTTCTGTCTGTTATTCCTGTCTTTTAACTTTCTCGAAGGGTTTGGTTTCTCTTCACCCAACAGCTGTCTCCTACTCTCAGCTGCTGGAGCAGTTCTTTACTCGATCATTCTTGCCAATGCACTTATAACATGCAACTTAGCATTAGTTTTATCCGGCGGAGAAAAATCCGGTGGATTTATGGCATTTTTGAAGGCCTGTGTAATGATTCGCGGAAGAACTTCAACAGCACTGTCCCTTGCCCTGCCTGCAAGTATATCCCTGGCAGGAATTGAAGCTTTGTTTCAGTACAGAATTGTTAGACCTTACAATCATAGGGGCCAGACGGCGAGTTCGTTGATGGTTATGGAAGGGATGCTAATTGCGTACTTGTATTCAGTTTTTATTGTTCTTGATACTGTTGCAACCTGCATCTTCCTGGAAAGCTGCAACAGGAATTCTTGCATAGATCAAGAAGAAGGTAGGTTTGCTTACAGGATTGAAATTTTAGAGGAAGATTATCAAGGTGGTTATGTTAGCTCAAAGGCTACGCAAGAACTTCCGTAA